AAAATGGTGGATTGCATGATTTTAAGTTATATAAAATGGTTAGGGTTTGTTTAAATGTATTTTCAACTTAATGTGCTGAGTGTTGCCTTCATTCCCTATTGTTTTTTGCTTTGAGACAGGGAACAAACTTCAAGTTTGTGCGCTGGGAAAAGTATGATGTTATCTCTACTGCAGATGTCCACTTCTACGTAACTTTGGACGCCAGGGATCCTGCCTCTGACTCGGTCTTCTCTTTTCAGACCTTGTTATGCGAAGATTCTTCTTCAAACTTTCCCGTTAGGTGGAATACCTTAGCCTGCAGAATCAAATGTAAGAATATATTACCATTTGTTTGGAGTTTTTACAAAGAACTAATTGTTTATAGAGAACTCTTTTAAAGGTGACGATGCTGTGGATGAACGTTGGGACGATAAGGCAGTAGATGATTTCTACAAAGATGCAATGCCCAAATGGTTGTCTGATGAAGAATTGGCGTCTGACAATAAAAAGTATTATGTGGTATGATCATTTCCACTGTTTGAATCTGCATTAGCTTGAGAAGGCAACTTGTCTGACATGTAACATACATTTTTGTTCTGTGGATCTCATCACAGGTGCAAGAATTAGAGTTGCAGGAGAATGACTGGCTACATCTATTCACCGAAATTGCGTTCTACTCAAAAACAAATAACGTAAGTCCTTGAGAGAGATTCTCTgccaaaagagaagaaagaaaataaaagaaaatgaacCTTTTCTTTTGTAGGAATTGACTGCTCCCCCACCCTTGGAGATTGAGAAGGTGGTTGTAGTAACTACAGAAGACACAGAAGAAGGCCATGAGAAGCTGAAAGCCCAAAATGCAATCTTCTATGTAAATTACAAGTATAATGGTGAATATACAAAATGGGCACGTGATCACAAAGCAGTCATAAGGAAAACCATGGATGGGAAGCCAGGACACATGTATCTTGAAGTTGTAACAGCAGAGTGAACTGAAGAAGAAAAGACAGATAGGGATCTGTTCTTTTAAAATACCTATCATTAACGCTATTACTAACTCTATCATGGTACATATATGCactgtgttgtgttgtgttgtgtttggCTTGTGATTGACTGAAACAATTTGGACTAGAACGAGCaggatttattattattatcgtCAAGGAGAGATTTATGTTTGCAATGCATAATTAGTATGTGAACGAATTGCATAGGTTGTCAATACATTGTAGGATCCATGTCGTCTAGGTCTAAGAATTTAAGTTCTACTATGTCAACAAGCTGGAGGACTCAAGGTCAGTCGATATTTCTATCCCTTAGAGTTtctcttcatattttatttaattctaGTCTGCTCTGTTTTGAAGATGCCTAAATTACTTATCATCGGATTGCCACCATCTGTGTATTACTCAAACTACCTTATTATCATTGTTCAGAAAGTATTGTGAACCACATGATGATTTGGGGATTTCACACAATGAAGAGGTAAATAGAAGGCTCTATAGCCATCTTAAACCGCTTATTTATCCCTTTTCAAATGAGATCTTTAGGATCTCTACTCACCCTCATGAGTCATGATGTGTTTTGGTGTaaacttttgtttattttttatcttgCTTGGTTCAGTTCTTGCATGTGTGAATGTTGAGTTTCCTCTGGATTCATGTTGAATCTATTTTAGTAAGCTGTGTTTATTTCTTTTGAAACCTGAGATGACAttacacttgttttttttttgtcgacttaATTTTTTGTTCCTATAGGCTCcaatttccctagaaaatacaTGGTTTATATTTCATGAAAGCTGTCATTGTATAATCAACAGATATTTGATTTCCAAGACTCAAAAAGGATTTTTGGAATATGAAtcattttatacatttattaaatatataaattatttattcatgtAACGTCTGAGAGTATGCCACGTAATCCTCCTTCGATCCTCTATAAATTCATTGTCATTGTACTGCTAAACCCtacagcaacaaaaaaaaacatcttcacGCAAATATTTTCCCTCTTTTTggtaataaaaaggaaattttatttttcctttcttGTTCTTCACACTTCTAGAGTTTTCCTAGCAAACTTACCagaaagaaacagagacaaGCTCAGAAGCAGTATATAAACACAAAAGGTGCCTCTGAGAATTGGAGTAAGAAAGAAGCAAAAATGTGTTTGGAGTTTGTCTATCACGAGGAGAAGACGGAGCTTGGTCGGCAACAAGCACCGGGTGTATGTCCGTATTGCGGTGGAAAAGTGGCTGCAGTAGATATTGAGACCAAGTGGTTGTTCTGTTT
The Brassica napus cultivar Da-Ae chromosome A1, Da-Ae, whole genome shotgun sequence DNA segment above includes these coding regions:
- the LOC106372142 gene encoding UPF0725 protein At5g63820-like, whose amino-acid sequence is MEDFELLRRKKRRRKAKLKLFGLDVVPNHPDFNKEGLADGFDVDNCSYPSRLIESTWGEDYDIALYGRLGIYCHNFQKGTNFKFVRWEKYDVISTADVHFYVTLDARDPASDSVFSFQTLLCEDSSSNFPVRWNTLACRIKCDDAVDERWDDKAVDDFYKDAMPKWLSDEELASDNKKYYVVQELELQENDWLHLFTEIAFYSKTNNELTAPPPLEIEKVVVVTTEDTEEGHEKLKAQNAIFYVNYKYNGEYTKWARDHKAVIRKTMDGKPGHMYLEVVTAE
- the BNAA01G07090D gene encoding uncharacterized protein BNAA01G07090D → MCLEFVYHEEKTELGRQQAPGVCPYCGGKVAAVDIETKWLFCFLPLCFKVKRKYSCSSCDRRLVLYY